TCGGTCCCAAATCCGGCACGGTTAAACCCTTTCGCATTAAGCTGGGGCAGGGAATTTCCGGTTGGGTTGCCGAACACGGCGAACCGATTCTGATTAAAGATGCCTACAGCGATCCGCGGTTTGATCCCAGCTTTGACAAACGCAGCGGCTACCGCACGCGTTCGTTTTTATGCGTGCCTTTACGCTACAAAGAACGCATTCTGGGCGTCATTACCATTCTGAATCGCCTGAATATGGAGCCATTTTCGGAAAAAGACCTGGAGCTTTTACTGACCTTTAGCACCCAGGCTGCGCTGGCCATTGAGAATACGCGTCTTTTGCAGGAAGCCATCGAAAAAGAACGTTTAAAAGCCGATATCAAGATAGCCTCAGAAATACAAAAACTTTTGATTCCCACCGAATTGCCTTCCGTGGCCGGCCTGGAAGTTGACGCTACATATATTCCATGCAAGGAGATGAGCGGAGATTTTTACGATGTCATTTCCATCAAAGGCGGGAAATGGGCCTTTTTGATGGCCGATGTTTCCGGAAAGAGCATTCCGGCCGCCATGCTCATGTCCAATTTTCAGGCCTCGGTGCGTACCATTTTCCAGTTTTCGGATGACCTGGCCTGGATCATGGAAAACTTGAATCGCATGATTATGCGTCAAACGACGTCGGATCGTTACATTACGGTTTTTGCCGCCATTTACGATCCGGCGACAGGCACGCTGGATTATGTTAACGCCGGTCATAATCCGCCATTTATCCTTTCTGAATCCGGTGAAATCGTCCTTTTAAATAAGGGCGGAATCTTTCTGGGCGTGCTGCCATGGGAGTATGAAAAGATCCGTTTGCAATTAAAAACAAATGACTTAATCATTATTTACACCGATGGCCTGGTAGAAGCCATGAACGAAAAAGAG
This sequence is a window from Caldithrix abyssi DSM 13497. Protein-coding genes within it:
- a CDS encoding PP2C family protein-serine/threonine phosphatase → MKANDYYVLFEDSFRSWKESSGSEVGALIKYGDDKWIMVFPQSARKTISVTLSDVALQQLAEKKILPLSSLPPELRQLLETYRFEWVLSVGQKDFLILGKNSINEIAFLLLELCTRVFELLIRNKKLEEDLKRKSREMEDLLEKTSALHEISRSIESLTSLDNLLQDIVQKAMHLMNAESGSLLLFTEEGDELEFKVALGPKSGTVKPFRIKLGQGISGWVAEHGEPILIKDAYSDPRFDPSFDKRSGYRTRSFLCVPLRYKERILGVITILNRLNMEPFSEKDLELLLTFSTQAALAIENTRLLQEAIEKERLKADIKIASEIQKLLIPTELPSVAGLEVDATYIPCKEMSGDFYDVISIKGGKWAFLMADVSGKSIPAAMLMSNFQASVRTIFQFSDDLAWIMENLNRMIMRQTTSDRYITVFAAIYDPATGTLDYVNAGHNPPFILSESGEIVLLNKGGIFLGVLPWEYEKIRLQLKTNDLIIIYTDGLVEAMNEKEEEFELKNLQKLVRANRKQTLKELKETIIHAVRAHVGSQLLDDDFTLMLLRKTDANL